Proteins from one Romboutsia sp. CE17 genomic window:
- a CDS encoding HEAT repeat domain-containing protein → MNISWDNIDQLEDHFITYLLYKESKTVSQISKIRNISTTEVNDQLIKAKLEIKAMLKDELESSKDVLDRFLELNKDKRLAFMNNLQEDSMIDFKRRLYKRILIERNAEDLMILIWATGELKDDRFLRLLHPLTSHRHSDVRRITYSALRKIESPKSREVLQRGLYDTNAQTRQYCAKALSKIGNETSLKMLRQLKNKKQFEKDYVLRAYDEAIDNLEGGGNN, encoded by the coding sequence ATGAATATAAGTTGGGATAATATAGACCAATTAGAAGATCATTTTATAACCTATCTTCTTTATAAAGAATCAAAAACAGTATCTCAAATTAGTAAAATTAGAAATATTTCAACTACAGAAGTTAACGATCAACTAATAAAAGCTAAATTAGAAATAAAAGCAATGCTTAAAGATGAATTAGAATCATCTAAAGATGTTTTAGATAGATTTCTAGAGCTTAATAAAGATAAAAGGCTTGCTTTTATGAATAATTTACAAGAAGATAGTATGATAGACTTTAAGAGAAGACTATATAAAAGAATACTCATTGAAAGAAATGCTGAAGATCTGATGATTCTCATATGGGCTACAGGGGAACTTAAAGATGATAGATTTTTAAGGTTACTTCATCCTCTAACTAGCCATAGACACTCAGATGTAAGAAGAATAACTTATTCAGCACTAAGAAAAATTGAATCACCTAAAAGTAGAGAAGTTCTACAAAGAGGGCTATATGATACAAACGCACAGACAAGACAATACTGTGCAAAGGCACTGTCAAAAATAGGAAATGAAACAAGTTTAAAAATGCTAAGACAATTGAAGAATAAAAAGCAATTTGAAAAAGACTATGTATTAAGGGCCTATGATGAAGCTATTGATAATTTAGAAGGAGGAGGTAATAATTAA
- the rpsD gene encoding 30S ribosomal protein S4 codes for MAKMMGPRFKQCRRLGLNVCGHPKAMDRATKGTSRADKKLSPYGTQLLEKQRLKAYYGVLEKQFSNYVKKATKSSESTGTALVQMLECRLDNLVYRLGLASSIRQARQMVVHGHILVNGQKVDIPSYGVSVGQVISLRAKSQNNAMFKENFSSNALSQYPYLEKDINSFSGTLTKIPERNEVPIEINDILVVEYYSKL; via the coding sequence ATGGCAAAAATGATGGGACCAAGATTTAAACAATGTAGAAGATTAGGACTAAATGTATGTGGACATCCAAAAGCAATGGATAGAGCAACAAAAGGTACTTCTAGAGCTGATAAAAAGCTTTCACCTTATGGTACTCAGTTACTTGAAAAACAAAGATTAAAAGCTTATTACGGGGTGTTAGAAAAACAATTTTCTAATTATGTAAAAAAAGCTACAAAATCAAGTGAATCTACTGGTACAGCACTAGTTCAAATGCTTGAATGTAGATTAGATAATTTAGTTTATAGACTTGGTTTAGCAAGCTCTATAAGACAAGCTCGTCAAATGGTTGTTCATGGACATATTTTAGTAAATGGTCAAAAAGTTGATATACCTTCTTATGGTGTTTCTGTAGGACAAGTTATATCTCTTAGAGCTAAGTCTCAAAATAATGCAATGTTTAAAGAAAACTTCTCAAGTAATGCCCTTAGCCAATATCCTTATTTAGAAAAGGATATAAATTCTTTCTCAGGAACTTTAACTAAGATTCCAGAAAGAAATGAAGTTCCAATTGAGATAAATGATATCTTAGTTGTTGAATATTATTCAAAATTATAA
- a CDS encoding MutS-related protein: MNQVMEILIGICCVFLIGILISSWNTMNRLKKLKVKIVEEYGQPIDISEVDFKMNSVASYFENKIINKIDDGANIVDDITWNDLSMDDIFKKINNTQSTAGRELLYDMLRRSLNDEDKLRKRENIIIYFEEHPKERFNVQYILGKLGYSRELYTSNCLFNEDYDGKNKLMKYRILSILPLISLILIFFEPFFVLIMIGTALLNVCISLYDKKKNYNTEGFTYLIKVINTAKKIKKLNIKEIDDNLFDITEDLKKLRRIRKKSVGSDPNSLVSELNVLSEYTSMLFLSELITYEKVKKNIIKNKNHLINVFEYVGIIDALIGVASFRESLNYFEKPNLDKSKNQHIHVEFRELYHPLIDNPIANSGFFDKSALITGSNASGKSTFIKSVAINAILAQSIFTVCAKEYSSSYFKVYTSMALKDDVLSKESYYIVEIKSLKRILDSIDEDIPCLCFVDEILRGTNTIERIASSSEVLNSLSESNCICFAATHDIELTYILEDKFYNYHFEENITDNDIKFDYKLYEGRAQSRNAIKLLGFMGYSEEIVNRAQDKAEKFVCTGKW, from the coding sequence ATGAATCAAGTAATGGAAATTCTTATTGGAATATGTTGTGTATTCTTAATAGGAATTTTAATTTCGTCTTGGAATACAATGAATAGATTAAAAAAGTTGAAGGTAAAAATTGTTGAAGAATATGGACAACCTATTGATATAAGTGAAGTTGATTTTAAGATGAATAGTGTAGCTAGCTACTTTGAAAATAAAATAATTAATAAAATTGATGATGGAGCAAATATTGTTGATGATATAACGTGGAATGATCTAAGTATGGATGATATATTTAAAAAAATAAATAATACTCAAAGTACTGCTGGTAGAGAGTTACTTTACGATATGCTAAGGCGAAGTTTAAATGATGAGGATAAATTAAGAAAAAGAGAAAATATAATAATTTATTTTGAAGAACATCCAAAAGAGAGATTTAATGTTCAGTACATTTTAGGAAAATTAGGATATAGTAGAGAACTTTATACTTCGAACTGTTTATTCAATGAAGACTATGATGGTAAAAATAAATTAATGAAATACAGAATTTTATCAATATTACCTTTAATAAGTTTGATACTAATATTCTTTGAGCCATTTTTTGTTTTAATTATGATAGGAACTGCACTATTAAATGTTTGTATTAGTTTGTATGATAAGAAAAAGAATTATAATACAGAAGGGTTTACATATTTAATAAAGGTTATTAATACTGCTAAAAAAATAAAAAAATTAAATATAAAAGAGATAGATGATAATCTTTTTGATATTACTGAAGACTTAAAGAAGTTAAGAAGAATAAGAAAAAAGAGTGTTGGATCTGATCCAAATTCATTGGTTTCTGAGTTGAATGTTTTAAGTGAATACACAAGTATGCTATTTTTATCTGAGCTTATTACTTATGAAAAGGTCAAGAAAAACATAATTAAAAATAAAAATCATTTAATAAATGTATTCGAATATGTAGGAATTATAGATGCTTTAATAGGTGTTGCATCATTTAGAGAAAGTTTAAACTATTTTGAAAAGCCAAACTTAGATAAAAGTAAAAATCAACACATACATGTAGAGTTTAGAGAATTGTATCATCCGCTTATAGATAATCCTATAGCTAACTCAGGCTTTTTTGATAAAAGTGCTTTAATAACAGGATCAAATGCCTCTGGTAAATCTACTTTTATAAAATCAGTAGCGATAAATGCAATCTTAGCACAAAGTATTTTTACTGTATGTGCAAAAGAATATTCATCTTCTTATTTTAAAGTATATACATCAATGGCATTAAAAGATGATGTTTTAAGTAAAGAGAGTTACTATATTGTAGAAATAAAATCTTTGAAGAGAATTCTAGATAGCATTGATGAGGATATACCATGCTTATGCTTTGTGGATGAAATTTTAAGAGGAACTAATACTATAGAACGTATTGCTTCGTCTAGTGAAGTTTTAAATAGTTTAAGTGAAAGTAATTGTATATGTTTTGCAGCAACACATGATATAGAACTTACATATATATTAGAAGATAAATTTTATAATTATCATTTTGAAGAAAATATAACTGATAATGATATTAAATTTGATTACAAGTTATATGAAGGTAGGGCACAAAGTAGAAATGCTATAAAGCTTTTAGGATTTATGGGATATAGTGAGGAAATAGTAAATAGAGCGCAAGATAAAGCGGAAAAATTTGTTTGTACAGGTAAGTGGTAA
- a CDS encoding YigZ family protein yields MSSYKTLHDFGSDEIIIEKSTFIGYAKPIKTEEEAVEFVNEIKKKHKDATHNVWAYTVGPTMNIQRYSDDGEPQGTAGIPTLEVIKKEDLRDVVVVVTRYFGGIKLGAGGLVRAYTKGAKIGLEAAKIIEKVMYKEVKIKIDYNQLGKVQNEIMNLGYFIKDTVYADNVEIIVYSKLEDVETLTSRMVDITSATAGIELGEEFYLSEQNGQIIL; encoded by the coding sequence ATGAGTAGTTATAAGACATTGCATGATTTTGGAAGTGATGAAATCATAATAGAGAAATCAACATTTATAGGTTATGCAAAGCCAATAAAAACAGAAGAAGAAGCAGTTGAATTTGTAAATGAAATAAAGAAAAAGCATAAAGACGCAACACATAATGTATGGGCTTATACAGTAGGTCCAACTATGAACATACAAAGATATAGTGATGATGGAGAGCCACAAGGAACAGCTGGAATTCCCACACTAGAAGTAATAAAAAAAGAAGATTTAAGAGATGTAGTAGTTGTAGTTACTAGATACTTTGGTGGAATAAAATTAGGAGCAGGTGGGCTTGTTAGAGCTTATACAAAAGGAGCTAAAATAGGTCTTGAAGCAGCTAAGATAATAGAAAAAGTAATGTACAAAGAAGTTAAAATTAAAATCGATTATAACCAATTAGGTAAAGTTCAAAATGAAATAATGAACCTTGGATATTTTATAAAAGATACAGTTTATGCAGATAATGTTGAAATTATAGTATATTCAAAATTAGAGGATGTTGAAACTTTGACTTCAAGGATGGTTGATATAACTAGTGCCACAGCAGGGATAGAATTAGGAGAAGAATTTTACTTATCAGAGCAAAATGGACAAATTATATTATAA
- the hflX gene encoding GTPase HflX — translation MEDKKERALLVGLNITSTARRIDDIDIDESMEELKELTKAAGAEVVGSITQNRQSRDAAYYIGKGKVEELRAYCESLGATMVIFNDELSGAHIRNIEEIVGIKVIDRTTLILDIFAQRALSKEGKLQVELAQLKYRLPRLYGMGGEMSRTGAGIGTRGPGEQKLEVDKRHILNKAADIRRELKEVKKNRETQRVQRMKSNMPIVALVGYTNAGKSTLLNELIKTHKDYDAQKEVMAKDMLFATLDVTLRKALLPNKKEFLVVDTVGFVSKLPHDLVEAFKATLEEVQYADLILHVIDATNSSYELQKKTTESVLKELKADDKPTILVYNKIDRLDLDIYPKNTDDVVYISAKKGINMEKLLYMIEEALMNNTYPVTLLLPYDKGHIFSRIKDKYNVENFEYGEVGITVDVNLEEEDYNMYKEYILEK, via the coding sequence ATGGAAGATAAAAAAGAAAGAGCATTACTTGTTGGGCTAAATATAACGTCTACAGCAAGAAGAATAGATGATATAGACATAGATGAATCAATGGAAGAGTTAAAAGAGCTAACAAAGGCTGCTGGTGCAGAAGTTGTAGGTAGTATAACTCAAAATAGACAATCTAGAGATGCAGCTTATTATATAGGAAAAGGTAAGGTTGAAGAACTTAGAGCATACTGTGAGTCATTAGGTGCAACAATGGTAATCTTTAATGATGAACTATCAGGTGCTCATATAAGAAATATAGAGGAGATAGTAGGTATTAAAGTTATTGATAGAACTACATTAATACTAGATATATTTGCACAAAGAGCTTTAAGCAAAGAAGGTAAACTTCAAGTTGAGCTTGCTCAGTTAAAATACAGATTGCCTAGACTTTATGGTATGGGTGGAGAAATGAGTAGAACTGGTGCTGGTATAGGTACAAGAGGACCAGGGGAACAAAAATTAGAAGTAGATAAAAGACATATTTTAAATAAGGCAGCAGACATAAGAAGAGAGCTTAAAGAGGTTAAAAAGAACAGAGAAACTCAAAGAGTACAGCGTATGAAATCTAATATGCCAATTGTTGCTCTTGTTGGTTATACAAATGCAGGAAAATCTACTTTATTAAACGAATTAATAAAGACACACAAAGACTATGATGCCCAAAAAGAAGTTATGGCAAAAGATATGCTATTTGCAACATTAGATGTTACTTTAAGAAAGGCATTACTTCCTAATAAAAAAGAGTTTTTAGTTGTAGATACTGTTGGATTTGTTAGTAAACTTCCTCATGATTTAGTAGAAGCTTTTAAGGCGACTTTAGAAGAAGTCCAATATGCAGACTTAATTTTACATGTAATTGATGCTACTAATAGTAGTTATGAATTACAAAAGAAAACAACAGAATCTGTACTTAAGGAGTTAAAAGCTGATGATAAACCTACAATTCTTGTTTATAACAAGATAGATAGACTTGATTTAGATATATATCCTAAAAATACAGATGATGTAGTATATATTTCTGCTAAAAAAGGAATAAATATGGAAAAATTATTATATATGATAGAAGAAGCATTAATGAATAATACATATCCTGTAACCCTTCTATTACCTTATGATAAAGGACATATATTTAGTAGAATTAAAGATAAATATAACGTAGAAAACTTTGAATATGGGGAAGTTGGAATAACAGTTGATGTAAATTTAGAAGAAGAAGATTATAATATGTATAAAGAGTATATATTAGAAAAGTAG
- a CDS encoding NUDIX hydrolase, which translates to MIVRHCAGGVVFYANKVLLLKNDRGEWTLPKGKIHDDELAQESAINRVKDETGIDAITMAVAGDTMYEFFSRSRQQEVCNAISWYVMEAKNTDYIRRDEFKDGGFYKVKEALELLTHNKEKSLVEISYKKYKEIKKSSCDNSNVALNYK; encoded by the coding sequence ATGATAGTAAGACATTGTGCTGGTGGAGTTGTATTCTATGCTAATAAGGTACTTTTATTAAAAAATGATAGAGGTGAGTGGACACTTCCTAAAGGAAAAATTCATGATGATGAACTAGCTCAAGAAAGTGCTATTAATAGAGTGAAAGATGAAACAGGAATAGATGCTATTACTATGGCTGTTGCAGGAGATACTATGTATGAATTCTTTTCAAGAAGTAGGCAACAAGAAGTTTGTAATGCAATATCATGGTATGTTATGGAAGCTAAAAATACAGACTACATAAGAAGAGACGAATTTAAAGATGGTGGATTTTATAAAGTTAAAGAAGCTCTGGAATTACTAACACATAACAAAGAAAAATCATTGGTTGAGATATCATATAAAAAATATAAAGAGATAAAGAAAAGTAGTTGTGACAATAGTAATGTTGCATTAAACTATAAATAA
- a CDS encoding manganese efflux pump MntP: MSLFELFVLAVGLSMDAFAVSVCKGLSMRKITLKNAGIVGIYFGGFQAGMPLIGYFLGLQFKDYIMSVDHWIAFILLGFLGIKMIQEAMSKDDDEDNKIEDENEMLSFKNMSILAVATSIDALAVGITLAFLQVDIVPAVSFIGIITFVLSMVGVKIGNVFGVKYKSKAELVGGIILIFMGVKILLEHIGIIG, from the coding sequence GCAGTTTCTGTTTGCAAGGGATTATCTATGAGAAAAATCACCTTAAAGAATGCTGGTATAGTAGGTATTTATTTTGGTGGATTTCAGGCAGGAATGCCTTTAATAGGGTACTTCTTAGGGTTACAGTTCAAAGATTATATAATGAGTGTTGATCATTGGATTGCATTTATACTTTTAGGATTCCTTGGCATAAAGATGATACAAGAGGCTATGAGTAAAGATGATGATGAAGATAATAAAATCGAAGACGAAAATGAAATGTTAAGTTTTAAAAATATGAGTATATTAGCAGTTGCTACAAGTATAGATGCTTTAGCAGTTGGTATAACATTAGCTTTTTTACAAGTTGATATAGTACCAGCAGTTTCATTTATAGGAATTATAACATTTGTTTTATCTATGGTTGGTGTTAAAATTGGTAATGTATTTGGTGTAAAATACAAGTCAAAAGCTGAACTTGTAGGTGGAATAATTTTAATCTTTATGGGTGTGAAAATACTTTTGGAGCATATAGGAATAATAGGCTAG
- a CDS encoding cysteine-rich small domain-containing protein has product MSENYKFFNHKECEYFPCHKTKKPEEFNCLFCYCPLYALGEDCGGNYSYNESGFKDCSKCLLPHNPKNYDYIMSRYKDIMKIAAKKD; this is encoded by the coding sequence ATGAGTGAAAATTATAAGTTTTTTAATCATAAAGAATGCGAATATTTTCCTTGCCATAAGACAAAGAAACCAGAAGAGTTTAATTGCTTATTCTGCTATTGTCCCTTATATGCTTTAGGTGAAGACTGTGGAGGTAACTATAGTTATAATGAAAGTGGATTTAAAGATTGTAGTAAATGTTTGTTACCTCACAATCCTAAAAATTATGATTATATCATGAGTAGATATAAAGATATTATGAAAATAGCAGCTAAAAAAGATTAG
- a CDS encoding TIGR01906 family membrane protein: MKIEMKKIINFIFCIFFSLFIIGGSIRLTVGFKELYYFDIGYLEIASSNNLSEDEIKENYDYMIDYNLNKISGEFNLPTIKSSIEGKIHFEEVKEIVQMVGKLLMISLVITIIGIVINLKSKDIEFLNLTSKLVILLPILVAIPMLINFDKTFVIFHEIMFDNDYWIFDPLKDPVINILPQEFFFHAGLMIVVLVLLSSIILHLLYKYLKSKKLNIHKQ, encoded by the coding sequence ATGAAAATTGAAATGAAAAAAATTATAAACTTTATATTTTGTATATTTTTTAGCTTATTTATAATAGGTGGAAGTATTAGATTAACAGTCGGATTTAAAGAACTATACTATTTTGATATAGGATATTTAGAAATAGCTAGTAGCAATAATTTATCTGAAGATGAAATAAAAGAAAATTATGACTATATGATTGATTATAATCTAAATAAAATATCTGGGGAATTTAATTTACCTACAATAAAATCATCTATAGAGGGAAAGATTCATTTTGAAGAAGTAAAGGAAATAGTTCAAATGGTTGGAAAGTTATTAATGATATCATTAGTAATAACTATAATAGGAATAGTAATAAACCTAAAAAGTAAGGATATAGAATTTTTAAATTTAACATCAAAGTTGGTAATACTACTTCCTATTTTAGTAGCTATACCAATGTTAATAAATTTTGATAAGACATTTGTGATATTCCATGAAATAATGTTTGATAATGATTACTGGATATTCGATCCTTTAAAAGATCCTGTAATAAATATATTACCACAAGAGTTTTTCTTTCATGCAGGATTAATGATTGTAGTTTTAGTATTATTAAGCAGCATAATACTACATCTTTTATATAAATATTTAAAATCAAAAAAATTAAATATACATAAACAATAA